A region of Subtercola boreus DNA encodes the following proteins:
- a CDS encoding Fic family protein, translating into MLLPVPEERIRYRTNYANAALALAHGDPGDDAHQDLVQAVAAEHVSPAEAVALTCGRYGLSLSTDPGPVIRSWEDYLIPGTTALRSRLIDADHPLGIEDPELFRTVEQQLSRFRLVELTIAPVSAPLDYTFFRTVHRRLFQDIYSWAGEQRIGPETAMVRFAPDAVNYAPGDPAAPAVKYQYFAGPEITEAIEMQFTLLVDLAERRDMPREEMISRMGEHGGEMNTIHAFRDGHSRTLFVYAMRFFETVGYPTDPANFLKGNPLRDRIVHARYQNQATSLLDGYEATLDDALSQGDGRQPARLGQR; encoded by the coding sequence ATGTTGCTCCCAGTCCCTGAGGAACGGATCCGCTACCGCACGAACTACGCGAACGCCGCACTGGCGCTGGCGCACGGCGATCCGGGTGACGACGCCCACCAGGATCTGGTGCAGGCCGTCGCCGCCGAGCACGTGTCGCCGGCCGAGGCGGTCGCGCTGACCTGTGGGCGGTACGGACTAAGCCTCAGCACCGACCCCGGCCCGGTCATCCGGAGCTGGGAGGACTACCTCATCCCGGGGACGACCGCCCTGCGGAGCCGCCTGATCGACGCCGACCACCCGCTCGGCATCGAAGACCCGGAGCTGTTCCGCACGGTCGAGCAGCAGCTGTCAAGATTCCGGCTCGTCGAACTGACCATCGCCCCCGTGTCTGCGCCGCTCGACTACACGTTCTTCAGGACCGTGCATCGGCGTCTGTTCCAGGACATCTACAGCTGGGCGGGCGAGCAGCGCATCGGCCCGGAGACCGCGATGGTGCGCTTCGCACCGGATGCCGTGAACTACGCTCCCGGCGACCCTGCCGCCCCCGCGGTGAAGTACCAGTACTTCGCCGGTCCGGAGATCACCGAGGCGATCGAGATGCAGTTCACGCTGCTGGTCGACCTCGCCGAGCGGCGGGATATGCCACGCGAGGAGATGATCAGCCGGATGGGCGAGCATGGCGGGGAGATGAACACGATCCACGCGTTCCGCGACGGCCACAGCCGCACGCTCTTCGTCTACGCGATGAGATTCTTCGAGACGGTCGGCTACCCGACCGACCCGGCCAACTTCCTGAAGGGGAACCCGCTTCGCGACCGCATCGTGCACGCGCGCTACCAGAACCAGGCGACGTCGCTGCTCGACGGCTACGAAGCCACCCTCGACGACGCCCTCAGCCAGGGCGACGGCCGCCAGCCGGCCCGCCTCGGTCAGCGCTGA
- a CDS encoding ABC transporter ATP-binding protein, which translates to MTSRDTAVSVTGLTKRYGDFEALKGVTFDIEHGETFALLGPNGAGKSTTIEILEGYRDRSGGEARVLGVDPQHGGLEWKAKLGIVLQSSGESGNVTVREQLTQFANLYPNPRAVDEVIAAVGLEQKANTRIKNLSGGQRRRVDVALGVIGRPELLFLDEPTTGFDPEARRAFWELIRGLKRDGTTILLTTHYLDEAAQLSDRAAVVAGGELIDIGPVHSLGPEEARIPIVRWTENGGVREQRTPDPGRTVAELVARLGEPEALEIVRPSLEDIYLDLVGSYEKDQEQVPA; encoded by the coding sequence ATGACTTCCAGAGACACCGCCGTGAGCGTCACCGGGCTCACCAAGCGTTATGGCGACTTCGAGGCCCTCAAGGGCGTGACGTTCGACATCGAGCACGGCGAGACGTTCGCCCTGCTCGGCCCGAACGGGGCCGGCAAGAGCACCACCATCGAGATCCTGGAGGGCTACCGCGACCGCTCAGGCGGCGAGGCACGGGTGCTGGGAGTCGACCCCCAGCACGGCGGGCTGGAGTGGAAGGCGAAACTCGGGATCGTGCTGCAGTCCTCCGGGGAGAGCGGCAACGTGACCGTGCGGGAGCAGCTCACCCAGTTCGCGAACCTGTACCCGAACCCGCGCGCGGTCGACGAGGTGATCGCGGCTGTGGGGCTCGAACAGAAGGCGAACACCCGCATCAAGAACCTCTCCGGCGGGCAGCGCCGGCGAGTGGATGTCGCGCTCGGGGTCATCGGACGGCCCGAGTTGCTCTTCCTCGACGAACCGACCACCGGGTTCGACCCTGAGGCCCGCCGGGCGTTCTGGGAGCTCATCCGCGGGCTGAAGCGCGACGGCACGACCATCCTGCTCACAACCCACTACCTCGACGAAGCCGCCCAGCTGAGCGACCGGGCGGCCGTGGTGGCGGGCGGGGAACTCATCGACATCGGTCCGGTGCACAGCCTCGGGCCGGAGGAGGCGCGCATCCCGATCGTGCGGTGGACGGAGAACGGCGGGGTGCGCGAGCAGCGCACCCCGGATCCTGGGCGCACGGTCGCCGAACTCGTCGCACGCCTCGGCGAACCGGAGGCCCTCGAGATCGTGCGGCCGAGCCTCGAGGACATCTACCTCGACCTTGTCGGAAGTTACGAGAAAGACCAGGAGCAGGTGCCCGCATGA
- a CDS encoding ABC transporter permease — protein MTATTQSPARTDAGFGIPRTLRLGASRVAYETRIYFRQTDTLFFTFLFPVIMLTIFSVAFQGMGNVGTNPDGSGGISQAAAYLPGMIAAGILLSGVQNLGVDIANERSDGTLKRLGGTPLPVLSYFFGKMGQVFVTSVLQIGLLLLVASVVFGVALPTDGGSWMTFAWVYVLGIATSAVLGIAISRLPRSGKSATAVIIPPILILQFISGVYLQFSLLPDWLQNVAGIFPLKWMGQGMRAVFLPESFATVEPGGAWDLGSVAVALLIWLVAGLVVCRLTFRWIRKDS, from the coding sequence ATGACCGCCACCACTCAGAGCCCGGCCCGCACGGATGCCGGGTTCGGCATCCCCCGCACCCTCCGACTCGGCGCCAGCCGAGTCGCCTACGAGACGCGGATCTACTTCCGCCAGACCGACACGCTCTTCTTCACCTTCCTCTTCCCCGTTATCATGCTCACGATCTTCTCGGTCGCGTTCCAGGGCATGGGGAACGTCGGTACCAACCCTGACGGGTCGGGGGGCATCAGCCAGGCCGCGGCCTACCTGCCGGGGATGATCGCGGCGGGCATCCTGCTGTCGGGCGTGCAGAACCTGGGCGTCGACATCGCAAACGAACGGAGCGACGGCACCCTGAAACGGCTCGGCGGCACCCCCCTGCCGGTGCTCTCGTACTTCTTCGGCAAGATGGGTCAGGTCTTCGTGACCAGCGTGCTGCAGATCGGGTTGCTGCTGCTGGTGGCGAGTGTGGTCTTCGGGGTGGCACTCCCCACGGACGGCGGCAGCTGGATGACGTTCGCCTGGGTCTACGTGCTCGGCATCGCCACGTCGGCGGTACTCGGCATCGCCATCTCACGCCTGCCCCGGAGCGGCAAGAGCGCGACGGCGGTGATCATCCCGCCGATCCTCATCCTGCAGTTCATCTCGGGGGTGTACCTGCAGTTCTCGCTCCTGCCCGACTGGCTGCAGAATGTCGCCGGCATCTTCCCGCTGAAATGGATGGGCCAGGGGATGCGGGCGGTCTTCCTGCCCGAATCGTTCGCGACCGTCGAGCCCGGCGGCGCGTGGGACCTGGGCTCCGTCGCCGTCGCCCTGCTGATCTGGCTGGTCGCGGGGCTCGTGGTCTGCCGGCTGACCTTCCGCTGGATCCGGAAGGACAGCTGA
- a CDS encoding sensor histidine kinase has product MTRFSWWHLAVGVTVLALALIVLAGAPESPGDAVGAWSCLAVLAIGYAAFGWRSLDVRTGRATATSRAALVFPLLAIACTAVGTAFDPSMATLQAITFPVIWFSVDPTRRAIGLNIVLAVGVALGFLVSTGTSPEAVGQAVGVEAISLVFSLALGIWFSFALHQGQENTRLLEALRSTQAELAIRNRDSGIVSERERLAGEIHDTIAQSLTGLVMVAERTRTALVDDQPAVRADLQLIEDIAREALVETRALVAASAPVDVDGGLLPALERVIERFSRETGVRIVCDTAGYLPEPNDIEVVLLRSAQEALANVRKHSGATGVAVRLATGAGSVCLTVSDNGSGIVADQPVGAGFGLAGMQQRLSLLGGTLAIGTAPSGGAELTVTLPSRRLAEPAGEPASAGRANGDHALPAAVRP; this is encoded by the coding sequence GTGACGCGGTTCAGCTGGTGGCACCTCGCGGTGGGGGTCACCGTGCTGGCACTGGCCCTCATCGTGCTCGCCGGCGCCCCGGAGTCACCGGGCGACGCGGTGGGCGCGTGGAGCTGTCTCGCCGTGCTGGCCATCGGCTACGCCGCGTTCGGCTGGCGGAGCCTCGACGTGCGCACCGGCCGGGCGACCGCGACCTCGCGTGCGGCGCTGGTCTTCCCGCTGCTCGCCATCGCCTGCACCGCCGTCGGCACGGCGTTCGACCCGTCGATGGCCACGCTCCAGGCCATCACCTTCCCCGTCATCTGGTTCTCCGTCGACCCGACCCGCCGGGCGATCGGGCTCAACATCGTGCTCGCTGTCGGCGTCGCGCTGGGCTTCCTCGTCTCCACCGGCACCTCGCCCGAGGCCGTCGGTCAGGCCGTGGGTGTCGAGGCGATCTCCCTCGTCTTCAGTCTCGCCCTCGGCATCTGGTTCAGTTTCGCGCTCCACCAGGGGCAGGAGAACACCCGCCTGCTCGAGGCGCTCCGTTCGACCCAGGCCGAGCTGGCCATCCGGAACCGCGACAGCGGCATCGTGAGCGAACGCGAACGGTTGGCGGGCGAGATCCACGACACCATCGCGCAGAGCCTCACCGGCCTGGTGATGGTCGCCGAGCGCACCCGCACAGCGCTGGTGGATGATCAGCCCGCCGTCAGGGCCGACCTGCAGTTGATCGAGGACATCGCGCGCGAAGCCCTCGTCGAGACCCGCGCTCTGGTCGCCGCGAGCGCCCCCGTCGACGTCGACGGGGGCCTCCTCCCGGCCCTCGAGAGGGTCATCGAGCGGTTCAGCCGGGAGACCGGGGTGCGGATCGTCTGCGACACCGCGGGATACCTGCCCGAGCCCAACGACATCGAGGTGGTGCTGCTGCGCTCGGCCCAGGAGGCGCTGGCGAACGTGCGGAAGCACTCGGGGGCCACCGGGGTGGCGGTTCGGCTGGCGACGGGGGCGGGCTCGGTGTGCCTCACCGTCTCCGACAACGGATCCGGCATCGTGGCCGACCAGCCCGTGGGTGCGGGCTTCGGGCTGGCCGGCATGCAGCAGCGCCTGTCGCTGCTCGGCGGAACGCTGGCCATCGGCACGGCACCCTCGGGTGGGGCAGAACTCACCGTGACGCTCCCGTCGCGCCGGCTCGCCGAGCCCGCCGGCGAGCCGGCGTCCGCCGGACGCGCCAACGGCGACCACGCCCTCCCCGCGGCGGTGCGCCCGTGA
- a CDS encoding response regulator → MIRVLVADDHPIVRAGIAQLLDSADDIDVVGQAVDGREAVRLARELRPDLVLMDLRMPGVGGAEATAQIVAEGSGIRVLVLTTYDTDDDILAAVEAGASGYLVKAAPQDEILAGVRSVAGGETVLAPRIASVLVQRMRDERLREEAPPVPRLSSRESDVLRLVALGQSNPQIAKALFIGDATVKTHLGHIFEKLGVTDRTRAVTRAMELGLL, encoded by the coding sequence GTGATCCGCGTGCTGGTGGCCGACGACCACCCCATCGTGCGGGCCGGAATCGCGCAACTCCTCGACTCGGCCGACGACATCGACGTGGTCGGCCAGGCCGTCGACGGGCGTGAGGCGGTGCGACTGGCACGGGAGCTACGCCCCGACCTCGTGCTCATGGACCTGCGGATGCCCGGGGTCGGCGGTGCCGAAGCGACCGCGCAGATCGTGGCGGAGGGGTCGGGCATCCGTGTGCTCGTGCTCACCACCTACGACACCGACGACGACATCCTCGCGGCCGTCGAGGCCGGGGCGAGCGGATACCTCGTGAAGGCCGCACCGCAGGACGAGATCCTGGCGGGGGTGCGCTCCGTGGCCGGCGGCGAGACCGTGCTCGCCCCGAGGATCGCCTCGGTGCTGGTGCAGCGCATGCGGGACGAACGTCTCCGCGAGGAAGCCCCACCGGTGCCGCGCCTCAGCAGCCGCGAGTCCGACGTGCTCCGGCTCGTCGCCCTGGGCCAGAGCAACCCGCAGATCGCGAAGGCCCTGTTCATCGGCGACGCCACCGTGAAGACGCACCTCGGGCACATCTTCGAGAAGCTCGGCGTCACCGACCGCACGCGGGCGGTCACCCGGGCGATGGAGCTCGGCCTGCTCTAG
- a CDS encoding UDP-N-acetylmuramate dehydrogenase: MTDQERTALLAPLTTLQVGGPAARLVTVSDPRELVDVCLAAWADEEPWLVLGGGSNVVVSDDGFEGTVIRIATRGVEQLETGPDDAPGTVRVRVQAGEPWDDLVAYAVTNGLSGIEALSGIPGSSGASPVQNIGAYGQEVASVLAGVSFLDAETGELEWLSADDLGFGYRTSVLKRGRSGVVVSIDLRLGRAGTDALALGAPIEYDQLANALGVALGDRVALGAVREAVLRLRASKGMVLDPADPDSVSAGSFFTNPIVGEQFARTIPSEAPRWVTEQPATDDSPEVYSVKLSAAWLIEHAGLGRGFSLPGSNAAISGKHTLALVNRGGATASQIAELARFIQWRVQAEFGVNLAPEPVFVGSFE; this comes from the coding sequence ATGACCGATCAGGAGCGCACCGCCCTGCTCGCCCCGCTGACCACCCTGCAGGTCGGCGGGCCGGCCGCGCGGCTCGTGACGGTGTCCGACCCCCGCGAGCTGGTCGACGTGTGCCTGGCTGCCTGGGCCGATGAGGAGCCGTGGCTGGTGCTCGGCGGCGGTTCGAACGTGGTGGTCTCCGACGACGGGTTCGAGGGCACGGTCATCCGGATCGCCACCCGCGGAGTCGAGCAGCTCGAAACCGGCCCGGACGATGCCCCGGGTACGGTGCGTGTGCGGGTGCAGGCGGGCGAACCGTGGGACGACCTCGTCGCGTACGCCGTCACGAACGGCCTCAGCGGCATCGAGGCGCTGTCGGGCATCCCCGGCTCGTCGGGCGCATCGCCCGTGCAGAACATCGGGGCGTACGGGCAGGAGGTCGCTTCGGTGCTGGCCGGGGTCTCGTTCCTCGACGCCGAGACCGGCGAGCTCGAGTGGCTGTCGGCCGACGACCTGGGTTTCGGTTACCGAACCAGCGTGTTGAAGCGGGGGAGGAGCGGCGTCGTGGTCTCGATCGATCTGCGTCTCGGCCGGGCCGGAACGGATGCCCTCGCCCTCGGTGCCCCGATCGAGTACGACCAGCTTGCCAACGCCCTCGGCGTCGCGCTCGGCGACCGGGTCGCTCTCGGGGCCGTGCGCGAGGCCGTGCTGCGGCTGCGAGCATCGAAGGGCATGGTGCTCGATCCCGCGGATCCCGACTCGGTGAGCGCCGGCTCGTTCTTCACGAACCCGATCGTGGGCGAGCAGTTCGCCCGCACGATCCCGTCGGAGGCGCCGCGCTGGGTGACCGAGCAGCCGGCGACGGATGATTCGCCCGAGGTCTACTCGGTGAAACTCAGTGCCGCGTGGTTGATCGAACACGCAGGGCTCGGCCGCGGGTTCTCCCTGCCCGGATCGAACGCCGCCATCTCGGGCAAGCACACGCTCGCCCTTGTGAACCGCGGGGGTGCGACGGCGTCGCAGATCGCGGAGTTGGCGCGCTTCATCCAGTGGCGCGTGCAGGCCGAGTTCGGCGTGAACCTTGCGCCCGAGCCCGTCTTCGTCGGTTCGTTCGAGTAG
- a CDS encoding MaoC/PaaZ C-terminal domain-containing protein: MSAALDLASLAVGDVVATRSFTLTRDTLVRYAGASGDFNPIHYRDDVAVSVGLDGVLAHGMLTMGLAVQPVLDWVGDPSLVEDYQVRFTRPVFVDAESGALVEVAAKVGQLDVAAGTARIDLVVTGNGQTVLGKAQVRVRTPAAAPAAAAAAAAPAAPAAPSA; encoded by the coding sequence ATGAGCGCCGCCCTCGACCTCGCTTCCCTGGCCGTCGGCGATGTGGTCGCGACGCGCTCCTTCACCCTCACGCGCGACACGCTCGTGCGCTACGCGGGGGCCTCGGGCGACTTCAACCCGATCCACTACCGCGACGACGTGGCGGTCTCCGTCGGGCTCGACGGCGTGCTCGCGCACGGGATGCTCACCATGGGCCTCGCCGTGCAGCCGGTGCTCGACTGGGTGGGCGATCCCTCCCTCGTCGAGGACTACCAGGTTCGCTTCACCCGCCCGGTGTTCGTCGACGCCGAGTCGGGAGCGCTGGTCGAGGTCGCCGCGAAGGTCGGCCAGCTCGACGTCGCTGCAGGAACGGCGAGGATCGACCTCGTCGTGACGGGCAACGGACAGACCGTGCTCGGCAAGGCGCAGGTGCGTGTGCGAACGCCTGCGGCCGCGCCTGCGGCTGCGGCTGCCGCAGCAGCACCCGCTGCCCCCGCCGCGCCCTCCGCATGA
- a CDS encoding FAS1-like dehydratase domain-containing protein, with product MPVNPDLQGRVFPETSPYLVGREKIREFSAAVLSQSPLNFDVEAAQAAGYPDLVAPPTFGVVIQERTLEQLLEAPDAGIDFSRVVHGDQRFTFTRPIVAGDELTATLTVSSVKQLGGHSMVTSESSILDATGAHVVTAISTLVVRGDE from the coding sequence GTGCCAGTGAACCCAGACCTCCAGGGGCGCGTCTTCCCCGAGACATCCCCGTACCTCGTGGGGCGGGAGAAGATCCGCGAATTCTCCGCCGCCGTCCTCTCCCAGAGCCCGCTGAACTTCGACGTCGAGGCGGCCCAGGCGGCCGGCTACCCCGACCTGGTTGCCCCGCCGACGTTCGGTGTGGTCATCCAGGAGCGCACCCTCGAGCAGCTGCTCGAGGCTCCGGACGCCGGGATCGACTTCTCGCGCGTCGTCCACGGTGACCAGCGTTTCACCTTCACGCGCCCGATCGTGGCGGGCGACGAGCTCACGGCGACGCTGACCGTGTCGAGTGTCAAGCAGCTCGGCGGTCACTCGATGGTGACGAGCGAGTCGTCGATTCTGGATGCGACCGGGGCCCACGTGGTCACCGCCATCTCGACGCTCGTGGTGCGGGGCGACGAATGA
- a CDS encoding DUF4190 domain-containing protein, translated as MSNVPPPPPPPAGDVPPYAAPGAGSAPGPGYPTPAGPDKYNVLAIVSLVTAFFVSLVAVITGHIALRQIKRTQEKGRGLAIAGLILGYAGILAGIITIIALIVIFAFAGNKIATDPDFGSGSGFDSTIEPFPSATSDPGASGSQTTAEACDLLYSAVSDDAQNLSQNLSELQTDPAAAVTALQKLSTDFDTGLAQIEDPDVYAAGDQANTSLKIMISDIQALVADPSAGNSTILDDAQAVQEDFSAIDTVCG; from the coding sequence ATGTCGAACGTTCCCCCGCCGCCGCCCCCACCCGCTGGCGATGTGCCGCCGTACGCCGCTCCGGGGGCAGGATCCGCTCCCGGGCCCGGCTATCCCACCCCTGCCGGCCCGGACAAGTACAACGTGCTGGCGATCGTCTCGCTCGTCACCGCCTTCTTCGTCTCGCTCGTCGCGGTCATCACCGGGCACATCGCGCTCCGTCAGATCAAGCGCACCCAGGAGAAGGGCCGCGGGCTGGCGATCGCCGGGCTGATCCTCGGCTACGCCGGAATCCTCGCGGGGATCATCACGATCATCGCCCTCATCGTGATCTTCGCCTTCGCCGGCAACAAGATCGCCACCGATCCCGACTTCGGTTCGGGTTCAGGCTTCGACAGCACGATCGAGCCCTTCCCCAGCGCGACCTCCGACCCCGGCGCCTCGGGCTCGCAGACCACGGCTGAGGCCTGCGACCTGCTCTACTCCGCCGTGTCGGACGACGCCCAGAATCTGTCGCAGAACCTTTCGGAGCTGCAGACAGACCCCGCCGCAGCTGTCACCGCTCTCCAGAAGCTCTCCACCGACTTCGACACCGGCCTCGCCCAGATCGAGGACCCCGACGTCTACGCGGCGGGCGACCAGGCGAACACCTCGCTGAAGATCATGATCTCCGACATCCAGGCCCTCGTCGCTGACCCCAGCGCCGGGAACAGCACGATCCTCGACGATGCCCAGGCCGTGCAGGAGGACTTCTCGGCGATCGACACCGTCTGCGGCTAG
- a CDS encoding glycoside hydrolase family 13 protein yields MTTELNPEIGEPTETVTSGSVDPLTLVATGSEWWRSAVIYQIYPRSFADSDGDGLGDLAGITSRLDSLKELGVDAIWLSPFFTSPQHDAGYDVADYCNVDPRFGTLADFDTLLAASHAEGIRVIVDLVPNHTSWDHQWFQDALASPEGSPERERYMFRDGLGENGDTPPNNWESVFGGPMWSRITNPDGTPGQWYLHIFDISQPDLNWENEWVRAQFRDILRFWLDRGVDGFRVDVAHGLIKEDGLPDYTPPAEAGSMGGGAIPLEVEPEKLDDIPTPPYWAQDGVHEIYRDWNAVLSEYDGERVLCAEAWVEPLNKLARWVRSDEMHQAFNFTYLSANWSAEELRLVIDTSIASFATVGAPSTWVLSNHDVIRHATRLSLGPGHLQGDGIGPRDQDRPDPVAGVRRARAASAVMLALPGSAYIYQGEELGLPESIDLPDEARQDPTWFRTHGERYGRDGCRVPIPWEAGAPSYGFGPADAAWLPQPAGWDEYARDSQSGVPGSTLELYKLALVLRGENDLGFGRVEWLDDLGFGSDVLAFTNRGITVIANTGTTPVELPLEGLGELLLSSAPVTEAVLPPDTTVWLRAA; encoded by the coding sequence ATGACAACCGAGCTGAATCCCGAAATCGGCGAGCCCACAGAAACCGTCACGTCCGGGTCGGTCGACCCCCTGACGCTGGTGGCGACGGGTTCCGAGTGGTGGCGCTCCGCCGTCATCTACCAGATCTACCCGCGGTCGTTCGCCGACTCCGACGGTGACGGGCTGGGCGACCTCGCGGGCATCACCAGCCGGCTCGACTCGCTGAAGGAGCTGGGCGTCGACGCTATCTGGCTCTCCCCGTTCTTCACCTCCCCGCAGCACGACGCCGGGTACGACGTGGCCGACTACTGCAACGTCGACCCGCGGTTCGGCACCCTGGCCGACTTCGACACCCTGCTGGCGGCGAGCCACGCCGAGGGTATCCGCGTGATCGTCGACCTCGTGCCGAACCACACCTCGTGGGACCACCAGTGGTTCCAGGATGCCCTGGCCTCCCCCGAGGGCAGCCCGGAGCGTGAGCGCTACATGTTCCGCGACGGCCTCGGCGAGAACGGTGACACTCCCCCGAACAACTGGGAGTCGGTGTTCGGCGGGCCGATGTGGAGCCGCATCACGAACCCCGACGGCACCCCCGGCCAGTGGTACCTACACATCTTCGACATCTCGCAGCCCGACCTGAACTGGGAGAACGAGTGGGTGCGGGCGCAGTTCCGCGACATTCTGCGGTTCTGGCTCGACCGGGGTGTCGACGGTTTCCGGGTGGATGTCGCACACGGCCTCATCAAAGAGGACGGTCTGCCCGACTACACTCCCCCGGCCGAGGCGGGCAGCATGGGTGGCGGCGCGATCCCGCTCGAGGTCGAGCCGGAGAAGCTCGACGACATCCCCACGCCGCCCTACTGGGCGCAGGACGGCGTGCACGAGATCTACCGCGACTGGAACGCCGTGCTCAGCGAGTACGACGGCGAGCGGGTGCTCTGCGCCGAGGCCTGGGTGGAGCCGCTGAACAAGCTGGCGCGCTGGGTGCGGAGTGACGAGATGCACCAGGCCTTCAACTTCACCTACCTGTCGGCGAACTGGTCGGCCGAGGAGCTGCGGCTCGTCATCGACACGTCGATCGCGTCGTTCGCGACGGTCGGCGCCCCGAGCACCTGGGTGCTGTCGAACCACGACGTGATCCGGCACGCCACGCGACTCTCGCTCGGCCCCGGCCACCTGCAGGGCGACGGCATCGGTCCGCGCGATCAGGACCGACCGGATCCCGTCGCGGGCGTGCGCCGCGCCCGTGCCGCCTCAGCCGTGATGCTGGCCCTCCCCGGCAGCGCCTACATCTACCAGGGCGAAGAGCTCGGCCTCCCCGAGTCGATCGACCTGCCCGACGAGGCCCGGCAGGATCCGACCTGGTTCCGCACCCATGGTGAACGTTATGGGCGCGATGGATGTCGCGTGCCGATCCCCTGGGAGGCCGGGGCCCCCAGCTACGGTTTCGGCCCGGCGGATGCCGCGTGGTTGCCGCAGCCCGCGGGCTGGGACGAGTACGCGCGCGACTCGCAGAGCGGCGTTCCCGGCTCGACCCTGGAGCTCTACAAGCTGGCGCTCGTGCTCCGCGGTGAGAACGACCTCGGCTTCGGGCGCGTCGAGTGGCTCGACGACCTCGGGTTCGGCAGCGACGTGCTGGCGTTCACGAACCGGGGCATCACCGTGATCGCGAACACCGGCACCACGCCGGTCGAGCTGCCATTGGAGGGTCTCGGCGAGCTGCTGCTCTCGAGCGCCCCGGTCACGGAAGCCGTGCTCCCGCCCGACACGACGGTCTGGTTGCGCGCCGCCTAA
- a CDS encoding inositol monophosphatase family protein, with protein sequence MTTDPHRSLLEIARSLAVDAAALAARRRAEGVQVAASKSSAEDIVTFADREVEAFIRSSLLTLRPDDGFLGEESTDSATTGTSGLTWVVDPIDGTVNYLYGIPAWNVSIAVVEGDADPTTWRALAGCVVNPLLGEVFTASDARGAFLGDTPLHVNPPTDLSQALVATGFAYSAEIRAKQGLVIAKLLPEVRDIRRIGSAALDLCSVAAGRHDAYFERGLKPWDHAAGALIAREAGAHVGGFDGAPPSAAFTLAAEPTLAARLEPLLAHLFAEAGL encoded by the coding sequence ATGACAACCGATCCGCACCGTTCCCTCCTCGAGATCGCCCGTTCCCTCGCCGTCGACGCCGCCGCCCTCGCGGCCCGCCGCCGGGCAGAGGGCGTGCAGGTCGCGGCGAGCAAGTCGTCCGCCGAGGACATCGTGACCTTCGCCGACCGGGAGGTCGAGGCGTTCATCCGCAGCTCGCTCCTCACCCTCCGGCCGGACGACGGGTTCCTCGGCGAGGAGTCCACCGACAGCGCGACAACCGGAACGAGCGGCCTGACCTGGGTGGTCGACCCGATCGACGGCACGGTCAACTACCTCTACGGCATCCCGGCCTGGAACGTCAGCATCGCCGTCGTCGAGGGCGACGCCGATCCGACGACCTGGCGTGCGCTCGCCGGCTGCGTCGTGAATCCTCTGCTCGGTGAAGTGTTCACGGCGTCGGATGCCCGGGGAGCCTTCCTCGGAGACACCCCGCTGCACGTCAACCCGCCGACCGACCTCTCGCAGGCGCTGGTCGCGACGGGGTTCGCCTACAGCGCGGAGATCCGCGCGAAGCAGGGCCTGGTGATCGCGAAGCTGTTGCCCGAGGTGCGCGACATCCGCCGGATCGGTTCGGCAGCCCTCGACCTGTGCTCCGTCGCGGCTGGGCGGCACGATGCGTACTTCGAGCGCGGACTGAAGCCGTGGGACCACGCCGCGGGCGCCCTCATCGCGCGGGAGGCTGGGGCGCACGTGGGCGGGTTCGACGGTGCGCCGCCCTCCGCCGCTTTCACCCTGGCCGCCGAGCCGACCCTCGCCGCGCGCCTGGAACCCCTCCTGGCCCACCTCTTCGCCGAAGCCGGCCTCTGA